A portion of the Vreelandella subglaciescola genome contains these proteins:
- a CDS encoding ABC transporter permease: MLRLAPALVIALLTLPVAAGLGMILLPAFGYLPVLGGDAASLTPFHMLFAQPGLWRSAALSMASGLVTPFIALSVVVLFLAAGRDSRLDRSIRRLVSPFLAVPHAALAFGLAFLIAPSGLLMRLVSPWLNGVSHPPDALIVNDPLGLSLMAGLILKEIPFLLLMSLAALHQLQPEKRVEIARSLGYAPTVGWLKTVLPVLYPLIRLPVYAVIAYATSNVDMALILGPTLPPTLAVSILGWFNDPDLNRRFMASAAAVLQLGVTLATLLTWWLGERLVARCLRPWLTSGGRRRGEATLRRLGRSGLTGASLTAVAALAGLVMFSFAGFWSFPDALPQTWTFDHWQRVAPMLSGALGNTTLIALAATFMATALVLAVLENEHRQNIRPARAPWLLYVPLIVPQIAFLFGLVVAAESLGVAPQTGLVIAGHLLFVLPYVYLSLADAYRQLDPRWFEVARSLGVSRNAAFWRVRLPLLAAPLLTAFAVGLAISIGQYLPTQLLGAGRVNTVTTEAVALAAGGNRRLISVWALVQAFLPLLGFVLAAALPRLLTSPGRILRGRPPYPANASAPHVIGKKDP, translated from the coding sequence AGCCGGGGCTGTGGCGCTCGGCCGCGCTGAGCATGGCCAGCGGCCTTGTTACGCCGTTTATCGCGCTGAGCGTGGTGGTGCTGTTTCTGGCCGCCGGGCGCGATAGCCGGCTGGATCGCAGCATTCGCCGGCTGGTCTCGCCGTTTCTGGCCGTGCCCCACGCCGCGCTGGCTTTCGGGCTGGCGTTTTTGATTGCCCCCTCGGGGCTTTTGATGCGGCTGGTGTCACCGTGGCTCAACGGCGTCAGCCACCCGCCGGACGCGCTGATCGTCAACGACCCGCTGGGCCTGTCGCTGATGGCCGGGCTAATCCTCAAGGAGATTCCCTTTCTGCTGCTGATGAGCCTGGCCGCACTGCACCAGCTGCAGCCCGAAAAGCGCGTGGAAATCGCCCGCTCGCTGGGCTATGCGCCCACGGTTGGCTGGCTGAAAACGGTGCTTCCCGTGCTCTACCCGCTGATTCGTCTGCCGGTTTACGCGGTGATCGCCTACGCCACATCAAACGTGGATATGGCGCTTATTTTAGGCCCGACACTGCCGCCCACCCTGGCCGTTTCCATCCTCGGCTGGTTCAACGACCCCGACCTCAACCGGCGCTTCATGGCCTCGGCGGCGGCCGTGCTGCAACTCGGCGTGACGCTTGCCACGCTGCTGACGTGGTGGCTTGGCGAGCGGCTGGTGGCGCGCTGTTTACGCCCTTGGCTCACCAGCGGCGGCCGCCGGCGCGGCGAAGCCACGTTGCGCCGTTTGGGTCGCAGCGGGCTGACCGGCGCCAGCTTGACGGCCGTTGCCGCGCTGGCCGGCCTGGTGATGTTCTCGTTCGCGGGATTCTGGAGCTTTCCCGATGCCCTGCCGCAAACCTGGACATTTGACCACTGGCAGCGCGTCGCGCCGATGCTTTCCGGCGCACTCGGCAACACCACATTGATTGCCCTTGCCGCCACGTTTATGGCCACCGCGCTGGTGCTCGCCGTATTGGAAAACGAACACCGGCAAAATATTCGCCCTGCCCGCGCGCCATGGCTGCTATACGTGCCGCTGATCGTGCCGCAAATCGCCTTTTTATTCGGCCTGGTGGTAGCCGCCGAAAGCCTCGGCGTAGCGCCGCAAACCGGCCTGGTGATTGCCGGACACCTGCTGTTTGTGCTGCCCTATGTGTACCTGTCGCTGGCTGACGCCTACCGCCAGCTTGACCCGCGCTGGTTTGAAGTGGCGCGCTCGCTTGGCGTCTCGCGCAACGCCGCTTTCTGGCGGGTGCGCCTGCCGCTACTGGCCGCGCCATTATTGACCGCGTTTGCCGTAGGGCTTGCCATCAGCATCGGCCAGTACCTGCCCACCCAGCTGCTCGGTGCCGGGCGAGTGAACACCGTCACCACCGAGGCCGTCGCACTGGCTGCGGGCGGCAACCGGCGCTTGATCAGCGTGTGGGCGCTGGTTCAGGCTTTTCTACCGCTGCTGGGCTTCGTGCTCGCTGCGGCACTACCGCGACTTTTAACTTCCCCCGGGCGCATACTGCGAGGCAGACCGCCGTATCCGGCAAATGCCAGCGCCCCACACGTCATCGGCAAAAAGGACCCCTAG